Proteins encoded by one window of Pseudonocardia alni:
- the pdxT gene encoding pyridoxal 5'-phosphate synthase glutaminase subunit PdxT, translating to MAVRIGVLALQGNVREHVAALTAAGAEAVPVRRASELAAVDGIVLPGGESTTMSKLLDTFELLEPLRARLRDGLPAYGSCAGMILLAEEILDGRPDQHQLGGLDVVVRRNAFGRQVDSFETDLDFTGLIGGPVHAVFIRAPWVEKTGGDVEVLASVPDVTSAGADAGEAAGRAVAIRQGPVLATSFHPELTGDRRVHALFVDMVRAAG from the coding sequence ATGGCGGTGAGGATCGGTGTGCTGGCCCTGCAGGGCAACGTCCGCGAGCACGTGGCGGCGCTGACCGCGGCGGGCGCCGAGGCCGTGCCGGTCCGCCGTGCGTCCGAGCTGGCCGCGGTGGACGGCATCGTCCTGCCCGGCGGCGAGTCGACGACCATGTCCAAGCTGCTCGACACCTTCGAGCTGCTGGAGCCGCTGCGGGCCCGGCTCCGCGACGGGCTGCCCGCCTACGGATCGTGCGCAGGCATGATCCTGCTGGCCGAGGAGATCCTCGACGGCCGCCCCGACCAGCACCAGCTCGGCGGGCTCGACGTCGTCGTGCGGCGCAACGCCTTCGGCCGCCAGGTCGACTCGTTCGAGACCGATCTGGACTTCACCGGGCTCATCGGTGGTCCGGTGCACGCGGTCTTCATCCGCGCCCCGTGGGTGGAGAAGACCGGCGGCGACGTCGAGGTGCTCGCCTCCGTCCCGGACGTCACGAGCGCCGGTGCCGACGCCGGTGAGGCGGCCGGGCGCGCGGTCGCGATCCGGCAGGGCCCGGTGCTCGCCACGTCGTTCCACCCCGAGCTGACCGGGGACCGGCGGGTGCACGCGCTGTTCGTCGACATGGTGCGCGCCGCAGGCTGA
- the polA gene encoding DNA polymerase I — protein MSTATQGTQKSASAKKKAPAKPRLLLLDGHSLAYRAFFALPAENFRTGTGQTTNAVYGFTSMLINLLRDEEPTHLAVAFDVSRKTFRSERYAEYKANRSSTPDDFRGQIDLIKEVLAALNIPVFAVDGFEADDLIATLATQAEGHGYQVLITTGDRDAFQLVTDDITVLYPKRGVSDLGRIDPAEVDKRYGLTPTQYPDFAALRGDPSDNLPSIPGVGEKTAAKWVREFGSLAELTDRVDEVKGKAGDNLRANLANVLLNRQLTELVRDVDLGAAPEELELRPWDRDAVHRLFDELEFRVLRERLFSTLSSAEPEAESGFEVSGEVVAPGAARAWLDAHARDGRRVAVSFAGVTGPIAGRDLDGIALATGEPTVEQRAAGATAGVPAAGYLALTGLTPDDEAALGDWLADASVPKAAHDVKAVLHALRARGWTLGGLTSDTALAAYLAKPGQRTFDLADLALRYLRRELRTEEPADGQLSLLGGEEEADTRAAEQEMLAASAIAELADALDADLAERGGSELLADLELPLAFVLADCEAAGIAVDGETLSDLESDFGAQVREAARQAYEVIGKEINLGSPKQLQVVLFDELEMPKTKRTKTGYTTDADALASLYEQTEHPFLQFLLQHRDATRLKVTVDGLMKSVAEDGRIHTTYSQTIAATGRLSSTDPNLQNVPIRTAAGRRIRDAFVVGSGPDGAPYAELLTADYSQIEMRIMAHLSEDAALIEAFRSQHDFHAETAARVFGVAAAEVSPEQRAKIKAMNYGLAYGLSAYGLSGQLRISTEEAKGLMDDYFAGFGGVRDYLAGVVDQARKDGYTATILGRRRYLPDLTSDNRQRREMAERMALNAPIQGSAADIIKVAMLGVYRALQAEGLRSRMLLQVHDELVIEVADGERETLEALVRREMAAAADLSVPLEVSVGSGRSWDAAAH, from the coding sequence ATGAGCACAGCGACGCAGGGCACCCAGAAGTCGGCCTCGGCGAAGAAGAAGGCACCGGCGAAGCCGCGCCTGTTGCTGCTCGACGGCCACTCCCTGGCCTACCGGGCGTTCTTCGCGCTGCCCGCGGAGAACTTCCGCACGGGTACCGGGCAGACCACGAACGCGGTCTACGGCTTCACCTCGATGCTGATCAACCTGCTGCGTGACGAGGAGCCGACCCACCTCGCGGTCGCCTTCGACGTGTCGCGTAAGACCTTCCGTTCCGAGCGCTACGCCGAGTACAAGGCGAACCGCTCGTCGACGCCGGACGACTTCCGCGGCCAGATCGACCTCATCAAGGAGGTCCTGGCGGCGCTGAACATCCCGGTGTTCGCCGTCGACGGGTTCGAGGCCGACGACCTCATCGCCACCCTCGCCACCCAGGCCGAGGGGCACGGCTACCAGGTGCTCATCACCACCGGCGACCGTGACGCGTTCCAGCTGGTCACCGACGACATCACCGTCCTGTACCCCAAGCGCGGCGTGTCCGACCTCGGCCGGATCGACCCGGCCGAGGTCGACAAGCGCTACGGGCTCACCCCGACCCAGTACCCGGACTTCGCGGCGCTGCGCGGCGACCCCTCGGACAACCTGCCCTCCATCCCCGGGGTGGGGGAGAAGACCGCGGCCAAGTGGGTCCGGGAGTTCGGCTCGCTCGCCGAGCTCACCGACCGGGTCGACGAGGTCAAGGGCAAGGCCGGGGACAACCTGCGGGCCAACCTGGCGAACGTGCTGCTCAACCGCCAGCTCACCGAGCTGGTGCGCGACGTCGACCTCGGCGCCGCCCCCGAGGAGCTCGAGCTGCGCCCCTGGGACCGCGACGCGGTGCACCGCCTGTTCGACGAGCTGGAGTTCCGGGTGCTGCGCGAGCGCCTGTTCTCCACCCTCTCCTCCGCCGAGCCCGAGGCCGAGTCCGGCTTCGAGGTCTCCGGCGAGGTCGTCGCACCCGGCGCGGCGCGGGCCTGGCTCGACGCCCACGCCCGCGACGGGCGTCGCGTCGCGGTGAGCTTCGCCGGGGTCACCGGCCCGATCGCCGGGCGCGACCTCGACGGGATCGCGCTCGCCACGGGGGAGCCGACCGTCGAGCAGCGGGCCGCCGGCGCCACCGCCGGTGTCCCGGCCGCCGGCTACCTCGCGCTGACCGGCCTCACCCCGGACGACGAGGCGGCCCTGGGCGACTGGCTCGCCGACGCGTCCGTGCCGAAGGCCGCGCACGACGTGAAGGCGGTGCTGCACGCGCTGCGCGCGCGGGGCTGGACCCTGGGCGGGCTGACCAGCGACACCGCGCTCGCCGCGTACCTCGCCAAGCCCGGGCAGCGGACGTTCGACCTGGCCGACCTCGCGCTGCGCTACCTGCGCCGCGAGCTGCGCACCGAGGAGCCCGCCGACGGGCAGCTGTCGCTGCTCGGCGGTGAGGAGGAGGCCGACACCCGGGCCGCGGAGCAGGAGATGCTCGCGGCCTCGGCGATCGCCGAGCTCGCCGACGCCCTCGACGCCGACCTCGCCGAGCGGGGCGGCAGCGAGCTGCTGGCCGACCTGGAGCTGCCGCTGGCGTTCGTGCTGGCCGACTGCGAGGCGGCCGGGATCGCCGTCGACGGCGAGACCCTGTCCGACCTGGAGTCGGACTTCGGCGCCCAGGTCCGCGAGGCCGCGCGGCAGGCCTACGAGGTGATCGGGAAGGAGATCAACCTCGGCTCGCCCAAGCAGCTGCAGGTCGTGCTGTTCGACGAGCTGGAGATGCCCAAGACCAAGCGCACCAAGACCGGCTACACCACCGACGCGGACGCGCTGGCGAGCCTCTACGAGCAGACCGAGCACCCGTTCCTGCAGTTCCTGCTGCAGCACCGCGACGCGACCCGGCTCAAGGTGACCGTCGACGGGCTCATGAAGTCCGTCGCCGAGGACGGCCGGATCCACACCACGTACTCGCAGACGATCGCCGCGACCGGCCGGCTGTCCTCGACCGACCCGAACCTGCAGAACGTGCCGATCCGCACCGCCGCCGGGCGCCGGATCCGGGACGCGTTCGTCGTCGGATCCGGCCCCGACGGCGCGCCGTACGCGGAGCTGCTCACCGCGGACTACAGCCAGATCGAGATGCGGATCATGGCCCACCTGTCCGAGGACGCCGCGCTGATCGAGGCCTTCCGTTCACAGCACGACTTCCACGCCGAGACCGCGGCCCGGGTCTTCGGCGTCGCGGCGGCCGAGGTGTCGCCCGAGCAGCGCGCCAAGATCAAGGCGATGAACTACGGCCTGGCCTACGGGCTGTCGGCCTACGGTCTGTCCGGGCAGCTGCGGATCTCCACCGAGGAGGCCAAGGGCTTGATGGACGACTACTTCGCCGGGTTCGGCGGGGTACGCGACTACCTCGCGGGAGTCGTCGACCAGGCCCGCAAGGACGGCTACACCGCCACCATCCTGGGGCGGCGGCGCTACCTGCCCGACCTGACCAGCGACAACCGTCAGCGTCGGGAGATGGCCGAGCGGATGGCGCTCAACGCCCCGATCCAGGGCAGCGCGGCGGACATCATCAAGGTCGCGATGCTCGGCGTGTACCGGGCGCTGCAGGCCGAGGGGTTGCGCAGCCGGATGCTGCTGCAGGTGCACGACGAGCTCGTCATCGAGGTCGCCGACGGCGAGCGCGAGACCCTGGAAGCGCTGGTGCGCCGCGAGATGGCGGCCGCGGCCGACCTGTCGGTGCCGCTGGAGGTGTCGGTCGGGTCCGGCCGCAGCTGGGACGCCGCGGCGCACTGA
- a CDS encoding DUF1490 family protein, with protein sequence MFGAVAGKAVGLVVSGLAGAVAYDGVKKVARSGAVREAAVSMTTWGLKGARAAETGAEKARLATADIVAEARGRIGEEAPAPGNGHGHGHEH encoded by the coding sequence GTGTTCGGAGCAGTGGCAGGCAAGGCCGTCGGGCTCGTCGTGAGCGGGCTGGCCGGCGCGGTCGCCTACGACGGCGTCAAGAAGGTCGCGCGCTCCGGCGCCGTCCGCGAGGCCGCCGTCTCGATGACCACCTGGGGCCTCAAGGGCGCCCGTGCCGCCGAGACCGGCGCCGAGAAGGCCCGGCTGGCGACCGCCGACATCGTCGCCGAGGCCCGCGGCCGCATCGGCGAGGAGGCCCCCGCCCCGGGCAACGGCCACGGGCACGGCCACGAGCACTGA
- the yajC gene encoding preprotein translocase subunit YajC, which produces MTSILAQQAGGGSSIFSLLPFLIILLLFVPLFLNGRKQRRQMAETQAMQQALEDGDVVVTTSGLRGTIVDASYEDTIDLEIADGVVTTWLRAAIREKVATDEVTEETVAEPADKDASENKPTIH; this is translated from the coding sequence ATGACTTCAATCCTCGCCCAGCAGGCCGGTGGCGGCTCGAGCATCTTCTCCCTGCTGCCGTTCCTCATCATCCTGCTGCTGTTCGTGCCGTTGTTCCTGAACGGCCGCAAGCAGCGCAGGCAGATGGCGGAGACGCAGGCGATGCAGCAGGCGCTGGAGGACGGCGACGTCGTCGTCACCACGTCCGGGCTGCGGGGCACCATCGTCGACGCCTCGTACGAGGACACGATCGACCTCGAGATCGCCGACGGCGTGGTCACCACCTGGCTGCGTGCGGCGATCCGGGAGAAGGTCGCGACCGACGAGGTGACGGAGGAGACCGTCGCCGAGCCGGCCGACAAGGACGCGTCGGAGAACAAGCCGACGATCCACTGA
- the ruvA gene encoding Holliday junction branch migration protein RuvA: MIHSVRGPVLGIGLDHAVVEVGGVGLAVYATPATLGGLRRGEEARLPTTLVVREDSLTLYGFADAEERELFLLLQTVSGIGTRLALATIAVLEPDTLRRALADGDLAVLTRIPGVGRKSAERLVVELRDKVTAPVAVPAGAVAAAPAPVLGVREQVVEALLGLGFTQRPAEQAVDAVLAHAPDTDARDLLRTALSSLGRSR; encoded by the coding sequence GTGATCCACTCGGTGCGCGGTCCGGTGCTGGGGATCGGGCTGGACCACGCCGTCGTCGAGGTCGGCGGGGTCGGGCTCGCGGTGTACGCCACGCCCGCCACGCTGGGCGGGCTGCGTCGCGGCGAGGAGGCCCGGCTGCCGACCACGCTGGTGGTGCGCGAGGACTCCCTGACCCTCTACGGGTTCGCCGACGCCGAGGAACGCGAGCTGTTCCTGCTGCTGCAGACGGTGTCCGGGATCGGGACGCGGCTCGCGCTCGCCACGATCGCGGTGCTGGAGCCGGACACGCTGCGCCGCGCACTCGCCGACGGCGACCTCGCCGTGCTCACCCGCATCCCCGGCGTCGGGCGCAAGAGCGCCGAGCGCCTGGTCGTGGAACTGCGCGACAAGGTGACCGCGCCCGTCGCGGTGCCCGCGGGTGCGGTCGCGGCCGCGCCGGCCCCGGTGCTCGGGGTGCGCGAGCAGGTCGTCGAGGCGCTGCTCGGGCTCGGCTTCACCCAGCGCCCGGCCGAGCAGGCCGTGGACGCGGTGCTGGCCCACGCCCCCGACACCGACGCCCGGGACCTGCTGCGCACCGCGCTGTCGAGCCTCGGCAGGTCGCGGTGA
- a CDS encoding heavy metal translocating P-type ATPase, with amino-acid sequence MSTDTAGPDATVLSDAAGRIRFAVPALRGRTALAVAVEDELDHVGGVRQVHAYPRTGNVVVWYRPGCDRVELVEAIGKGLGAEPEATAARTPRSADQHNGELARLVVGGVALAALGFRRYALRRPPLLGPASRTVATGVTIFTGYPFLRGALRSLAGGKGAGTDALVSAATVASLVLRENVVALTVLWLLNIGEYLQDLTLRRSRRAISELLTGATTRTWTRLAGGTEIEIDIADLSVGDEVVVHERIVLPVDGEVVDGEGVVDQAAITGEQLPVSVAPGAVLHAGSVLLRGRIVVRATAVGQDTAIGRIIDRVEQAQGDRAPIQTVGENFSRRFVPASFLLSALTLVVTRDVRRAMTMLLIACPCAVGLSTPTAISAAIGNGARRGILIKGGAHLEAAGRVDAVVFDKTGTLTQGRPVVTNVISFHDDWAPEQVLAYAASSEIHSRHPLAQAVIRSTEERRIEIPPHEECEVLLGQGMRVQADGRVLLIGSRDLLRAQGVTVPRKAADWVRRLQKASETPLLLAVDGALVGLVSLRDTVRTEARDVLERLRADGVTRIVMLTGDHPQTAKAVAEELGITEYRAEVMPEQKQDVVRALQAEGHTVAMIGDGTNDAPALALADIGIAMGVAGTDVAVETADVALAADDLNALLDLRDLGRRSITLIRQNYGMSIAVNAAGLLVSAGGAMSPVVAAILHNASSVAVVANSSRLIRYRIPAGVATTVVEGEVVR; translated from the coding sequence GTGAGCACCGACACCGCCGGCCCGGACGCCACCGTCCTCAGCGACGCCGCGGGCCGCATCCGCTTCGCCGTCCCGGCCCTGCGCGGGCGGACCGCGCTGGCCGTGGCCGTCGAGGACGAGCTGGACCACGTCGGCGGGGTGCGGCAGGTGCACGCCTACCCGCGCACCGGCAACGTCGTCGTCTGGTACCGCCCGGGCTGCGACCGGGTCGAACTCGTCGAGGCGATCGGCAAGGGTCTGGGCGCCGAGCCCGAGGCCACCGCGGCCCGCACCCCTCGCTCGGCCGACCAGCACAACGGGGAGCTGGCCCGGCTGGTCGTCGGCGGGGTCGCGCTCGCCGCACTCGGCTTCCGCCGCTACGCGCTGCGCCGCCCGCCGCTGCTCGGGCCGGCCAGCCGCACCGTCGCCACCGGCGTCACGATCTTCACCGGCTACCCGTTCCTGCGCGGCGCGCTCCGCTCGCTGGCCGGCGGGAAGGGCGCGGGCACCGACGCGCTCGTGTCCGCGGCGACCGTCGCCAGTCTCGTGCTGCGCGAGAACGTCGTCGCGCTGACCGTGCTGTGGCTGCTCAACATCGGCGAGTACCTGCAGGACCTGACGCTGCGACGCTCCCGGCGCGCGATCTCCGAGCTCCTCACCGGCGCCACCACCCGCACCTGGACCCGGCTGGCCGGCGGCACCGAGATCGAGATCGACATCGCCGACCTGTCGGTGGGTGACGAGGTCGTGGTGCACGAGCGGATCGTGCTCCCGGTCGACGGCGAGGTCGTCGACGGGGAGGGCGTGGTCGACCAGGCCGCGATCACCGGCGAGCAACTGCCCGTCTCGGTCGCCCCCGGGGCCGTCCTGCACGCCGGGTCGGTGCTGCTGCGCGGCCGGATCGTCGTGCGCGCCACCGCCGTCGGGCAGGACACCGCGATCGGGCGGATCATCGACCGGGTCGAGCAGGCCCAGGGCGACCGGGCCCCGATCCAGACCGTCGGCGAGAACTTCTCCCGCCGGTTCGTGCCGGCTTCGTTCCTGCTCTCGGCGCTGACCCTGGTCGTCACCCGCGACGTGCGGCGCGCGATGACGATGCTGCTCATCGCCTGCCCGTGCGCGGTCGGCCTGTCCACCCCGACGGCGATCTCCGCGGCGATCGGCAACGGCGCGCGGCGCGGCATCCTCATCAAGGGCGGCGCGCACCTCGAGGCGGCCGGCCGGGTCGACGCGGTGGTGTTCGACAAGACCGGCACGCTCACCCAGGGCCGCCCGGTCGTCACCAACGTCATCTCCTTCCACGACGACTGGGCGCCCGAGCAGGTCCTGGCCTACGCCGCGTCCTCGGAGATCCACTCCCGGCACCCGCTGGCACAGGCGGTCATCCGCTCCACCGAGGAGCGGCGGATCGAGATCCCGCCGCACGAGGAGTGCGAGGTCCTGCTCGGCCAGGGCATGCGGGTCCAGGCCGACGGCCGGGTACTGCTCATCGGCTCACGCGACCTGCTCCGCGCCCAGGGCGTCACGGTCCCGCGCAAGGCCGCGGACTGGGTGCGGCGACTGCAGAAGGCCTCGGAGACGCCCCTGCTGCTCGCCGTCGACGGCGCGCTGGTCGGCCTGGTCTCGCTGCGCGACACCGTGCGGACCGAGGCCCGCGACGTGCTGGAACGGCTGCGCGCCGACGGCGTCACCCGGATCGTCATGCTCACCGGCGACCACCCGCAGACCGCGAAGGCCGTCGCCGAGGAGCTCGGCATCACCGAGTACCGCGCCGAGGTCATGCCCGAGCAGAAGCAGGACGTGGTCCGGGCACTGCAGGCCGAGGGCCACACCGTCGCGATGATCGGTGACGGCACGAACGACGCCCCCGCGCTGGCGCTGGCCGACATCGGGATCGCGATGGGCGTGGCCGGGACCGACGTGGCGGTCGAGACCGCGGACGTCGCGCTGGCCGCCGACGACCTCAACGCGCTGCTCGACCTGCGTGACCTGGGGCGGCGCTCGATCACCCTGATCCGGCAGAACTACGGCATGTCGATCGCGGTGAACGCGGCCGGGCTGCTGGTCTCCGCGGGCGGGGCGATGTCACCGGTGGTCGCGGCGATCCTGCACAACGCCTCCAGCGTCGCGGTCGTCGCGAACAGCTCCCGGCTGATCCGCTACCGGATCCCCGCAGGCGTGGCGACGACCGTCGTCGAGGGTGAGGTCGTCCGGTAG
- a CDS encoding alpha/beta hydrolase, whose protein sequence is MTSFLRILAWVWAALLLVVLVGTFRPETPGIGLAGSFLSGAYPLHVALAGVLGILFGLAARAAGARFTGVATAVLALAAVVGSVTVLAAQGRAASEQGVPLDWTATLTELGQPDGRPDRSVEFAPGRTLDLYLPTGAGPHPTMVWVHGGSWTSGDRRDRTALNRWLAERGWAVAAVDYRLPPPEPVGRDQQRDVACAVDWVRAHAGEAGLDPARLVLAGQSAGATLALSTTSGLLDGTLACSEAPAAYGGTGPAGAPPPTPGPPPVGVVGYYPPVDLTLVDPDLQSTLFGGTAEQAPGLLRLLSPAEQVRPGLPPTLLLLGSADHYVLPDRVAAYDRELRSAGVDGRLVTVPYADHVFDRPFGSPGAQLTREAVIRFLTGLN, encoded by the coding sequence GTGACGTCGTTCCTCCGGATCCTCGCGTGGGTGTGGGCCGCGCTGCTGCTGGTCGTGCTGGTGGGGACCTTCCGCCCCGAGACCCCGGGGATCGGGCTCGCGGGGTCGTTCCTGTCCGGCGCGTACCCGCTGCACGTGGCCCTGGCCGGGGTGCTGGGGATCCTGTTCGGGCTGGCGGCGCGGGCCGCGGGTGCCCGGTTCACCGGAGTCGCGACGGCGGTGCTCGCACTGGCCGCGGTCGTCGGGTCGGTCACGGTGCTGGCCGCACAGGGCCGTGCGGCGTCCGAGCAGGGCGTCCCGCTGGACTGGACGGCGACGCTGACCGAGCTGGGCCAGCCCGACGGGCGGCCGGACCGGTCGGTGGAGTTCGCCCCCGGCCGCACGCTGGACCTCTACCTGCCGACCGGCGCGGGTCCGCACCCGACGATGGTGTGGGTGCACGGCGGGTCGTGGACGAGCGGGGACCGCCGCGACCGCACCGCGCTGAACCGGTGGCTCGCCGAGCGCGGCTGGGCGGTCGCGGCGGTGGACTACCGGCTGCCGCCGCCCGAGCCCGTCGGCCGCGACCAGCAGCGCGACGTCGCGTGCGCCGTCGACTGGGTCCGCGCGCACGCGGGCGAGGCGGGTCTGGATCCCGCGCGGCTGGTGCTGGCCGGGCAGTCCGCGGGCGCGACCCTGGCGCTGTCGACCACGTCCGGGCTGCTCGACGGGACGCTGGCGTGCTCCGAGGCACCGGCCGCGTACGGCGGCACCGGCCCGGCCGGCGCCCCGCCGCCGACGCCCGGCCCGCCGCCGGTCGGCGTGGTCGGCTACTACCCGCCCGTCGACCTGACGCTGGTCGACCCGGACCTGCAGAGCACCCTGTTCGGCGGGACCGCCGAACAGGCACCGGGCCTGCTGCGGCTGCTCTCCCCCGCCGAGCAGGTCCGCCCGGGGCTCCCGCCGACCCTGCTGCTGCTCGGGTCCGCGGACCACTACGTCCTGCCCGACCGGGTCGCCGCCTACGACCGGGAGCTCCGCTCCGCGGGGGTCGACGGCAGGCTGGTCACCGTCCCCTACGCCGACCACGTCTTCGACCGGCCCTTCGGCAGCCCGGGCGCGCAGCTGACCCGGGAGGCCGTGATCCGGTTCCTGACCGGGCTGAACTGA
- the ruvB gene encoding Holliday junction branch migration DNA helicase RuvB has protein sequence MTDPDPYAGVDGHLDERAVDAGVQPGDTDVEASLRPRSLEEFVGQPRVREQLQLVLEGARRRGDPPDHILLSGPPGLGKTSLAMIIAQEMGAAIRLTSGPALERAGDLAAMLSNLVPGDVLFIDEIHRTARPAEEMLYLAMEDFRVDVVVGKGPGATSIPLDVAPFTLVGATTRAGALTGPLRDRFGFTGQMEFYDVPELERVLRRAAGILGIDLRADGAAEIAGRCRGTPRVANRLLRRVRDYAEVRADGVVTREVARDALAVYDVDELGLDRLDRAVLGALVRSFHGGPVGVSTLAVAVGEEPGTVEEVCEPYLVRAGMIARTPRGRVATPLAWTHLGLTPPADAPAGHRVDPLF, from the coding sequence GTGACCGACCCCGATCCCTACGCCGGGGTCGACGGGCATCTCGACGAGCGCGCCGTCGACGCCGGGGTCCAGCCGGGGGACACCGACGTCGAGGCGTCGCTGCGACCGCGGTCGCTGGAGGAGTTCGTCGGGCAGCCACGGGTCCGCGAGCAGCTGCAGCTGGTGCTGGAGGGCGCGCGGCGCCGCGGCGACCCGCCGGACCACATCCTGCTGTCCGGCCCGCCCGGCCTCGGCAAGACCAGCCTCGCCATGATCATCGCCCAGGAGATGGGCGCCGCGATCCGGCTGACGTCGGGCCCCGCGCTGGAGCGGGCGGGGGACCTCGCCGCGATGCTGTCCAACCTCGTGCCCGGCGACGTGCTGTTCATCGACGAGATCCACCGCACCGCCCGCCCCGCCGAGGAGATGCTCTATCTCGCCATGGAGGACTTCCGGGTCGACGTGGTGGTCGGCAAGGGCCCGGGTGCCACCTCGATCCCGCTCGACGTCGCACCGTTCACCCTGGTCGGGGCCACGACGCGGGCCGGGGCGCTGACCGGTCCGCTGCGCGACCGGTTCGGGTTCACCGGGCAGATGGAGTTCTACGACGTCCCCGAGCTGGAGCGCGTGCTCCGCCGGGCCGCCGGGATCCTCGGCATCGACCTGCGCGCGGACGGCGCGGCCGAGATCGCCGGGCGCTGCCGCGGCACGCCGCGGGTGGCGAACCGGCTGCTGCGCCGGGTCCGCGACTACGCCGAGGTCCGCGCGGACGGCGTGGTCACCCGGGAGGTCGCCCGCGACGCGCTGGCCGTCTACGACGTCGACGAGCTCGGCCTCGACCGGCTCGACCGCGCCGTGCTCGGCGCGCTGGTCCGCTCCTTCCACGGCGGCCCGGTCGGCGTCTCGACCCTCGCCGTCGCCGTGGGGGAGGAGCCGGGGACCGTCGAGGAGGTCTGCGAGCCCTACCTGGTGCGGGCCGGGATGATCGCCCGCACCCCGCGCGGGCGGGTCGCGACCCCGCTGGCCTGGACCCACCTCGGGCTGACCCCGCCCGCGGACGCACCGGCCGGGCACCGGGTCGACCCGCTGTTCTGA
- a CDS encoding YebC/PmpR family DNA-binding transcriptional regulator, with product MSGHSKWATTKHKKAVIDARRGKMFAKLIKNIEVAARTGGGDPDGNPTLYDAIQKAKKSSVPNDNIDRAVKRGSGADAGGAEYQTITYEGYGPNGVAVLVECLSDNRNRAATEVRTAMTRNGGTMADPGSVAYLFQRKGVVVLPKAELSEDDVLMAVLDAGAEEVNDLGESWEVVSEPTDVVAVRTALQQNDIDYDSAEAVFVPSMQVELDADGAKKVFKLIEALEDSDEVQNVYANFDVSDEVMAEVG from the coding sequence ATGAGCGGTCACTCCAAGTGGGCGACGACCAAGCACAAGAAGGCCGTGATCGACGCCCGCCGCGGCAAGATGTTCGCCAAGCTGATCAAGAACATCGAGGTCGCGGCCCGGACCGGCGGCGGTGACCCCGACGGCAACCCGACGCTCTACGACGCCATCCAGAAGGCGAAGAAGAGCTCGGTCCCGAACGACAACATCGACCGTGCGGTCAAGCGTGGTTCGGGTGCCGACGCCGGAGGCGCCGAGTACCAGACGATCACCTACGAGGGCTACGGCCCGAACGGGGTCGCGGTGCTGGTCGAGTGCCTGTCCGACAACCGGAACCGGGCGGCGACCGAGGTCCGGACGGCGATGACCCGCAACGGCGGCACCATGGCCGACCCGGGGTCGGTGGCGTACCTGTTCCAGCGCAAGGGCGTCGTGGTGCTGCCGAAGGCCGAGCTGTCCGAGGACGACGTGCTGATGGCCGTCCTCGACGCGGGTGCCGAGGAGGTGAACGACCTCGGCGAGAGCTGGGAGGTCGTCTCCGAGCCGACCGACGTCGTCGCGGTGCGGACCGCGCTCCAGCAGAACGACATCGACTACGACTCCGCGGAGGCGGTCTTCGTGCCGTCGATGCAGGTCGAGCTGGACGCCGACGGTGCGAAGAAGGTCTTCAAGCTGATCGAGGCGCTCGAGGACTCCGACGAGGTCCAGAACGTCTACGCCAACTTCGACGTCTCCGACGAGGTCATGGCCGAGGTCGGCTGA
- the ruvC gene encoding crossover junction endodeoxyribonuclease RuvC, translating into MRVLGVDPGLTRCGIGVVEAGAGRAVGFVDVGVARSEPGLPLERRLLTVADEVERWVARHRPDVIAVERVFSQNNVRTVMGTAQVSGVVALVAARAGLPVAFHTPSEVKAAVTGEGRAGKAQVTAMVTRLLGLDTPPKPADAADALALAICHCWRSPMIDRMAQAQARAEELAAVHRARLAEAQRERGGARPSAAQQWAAARAAADARSAGGWGAR; encoded by the coding sequence GTGCGGGTGCTCGGGGTCGACCCCGGACTGACGCGGTGCGGGATCGGCGTCGTCGAGGCCGGTGCGGGCCGGGCCGTCGGGTTCGTCGACGTCGGCGTCGCCCGCAGCGAGCCGGGCCTGCCGCTGGAACGACGGTTGCTCACCGTCGCCGACGAGGTGGAGCGCTGGGTGGCCCGGCACCGCCCCGACGTGATCGCCGTCGAGCGGGTGTTCAGCCAGAACAACGTCCGCACCGTGATGGGCACCGCGCAGGTCAGCGGGGTCGTCGCGCTCGTCGCCGCACGGGCCGGGCTGCCGGTCGCCTTCCACACCCCCAGCGAGGTCAAGGCCGCCGTCACCGGGGAGGGCCGCGCGGGCAAGGCGCAGGTCACCGCGATGGTCACCCGGCTGCTCGGCCTGGACACACCCCCGAAGCCGGCCGACGCCGCCGACGCGCTCGCGCTGGCCATCTGCCACTGCTGGCGCTCCCCGATGATCGACCGGATGGCGCAGGCGCAGGCCCGCGCCGAGGAGCTGGCCGCGGTGCACCGGGCCCGGCTCGCCGAGGCGCAGCGGGAGCGGGGAGGCGCCCGGCCCAGTGCCGCCCAGCAGTGGGCCGCGGCCCGCGCGGCCGCCGACGCCCGGTCCGCCGGCGGGTGGGGCGCACGCTGA